In the genome of Streptomyces globosus, one region contains:
- a CDS encoding PLP-dependent aminotransferase family protein — translation MAEWTSAVGASQLARLITSQQERPGVPGARKPPAYRSLADGIRLLVLEGRVPVAARLPAERELAAALSLSRTTVAAAYEALRGEGFLESRRGAGSWTSVPAGNPLPARGLEPLPPESLGSMIDLGCAALPAPEPWLTKAVQGALEELPPYAHTHGDYPAGLPALRRMLADRYTDRGIPTMPEQIMVTTGAMGAMDAICSLFAGRGERIAVESPSYANILQLMRAAGLRLVPVAMADGLTGWDLAVWRQVLRDAAPRLAYVVADFHNPTGALASAEQRRAMVEAARSAGTVLVVDETMAELGLDPALEMPRPVCSHDPAGSTVITVGSASKAFWAGMRIGWVRAAPDVIRSLVAARAYADLGTPVLEQLAVNWLMRTGGWQEAVALRREQARENRDALVAAVRRELPDWEFEVPRGGLTLWARAGGLSGSRLAEVGERVGVRVPSGPRFGVDGAFEGYVRLPFTVGGPVAEEAAVRLAAAARLVGTGAGGSGAEPPRTFVA, via the coding sequence ATGGCGGAGTGGACTTCGGCGGTGGGTGCCTCCCAGCTCGCCCGGCTCATCACCTCCCAGCAGGAGCGGCCCGGCGTCCCCGGGGCGCGCAAGCCCCCCGCGTACCGCTCCCTGGCCGACGGCATCCGCCTCCTCGTCCTCGAAGGGCGCGTGCCCGTCGCCGCCCGCCTCCCCGCCGAACGCGAGCTGGCCGCCGCGCTCTCCCTCTCCCGTACCACCGTCGCCGCCGCCTACGAGGCCCTGCGCGGCGAGGGGTTCCTCGAATCGCGCCGCGGAGCAGGCAGCTGGACCTCCGTCCCCGCCGGCAACCCGCTGCCCGCACGCGGACTGGAGCCCCTCCCGCCGGAATCCCTCGGCTCCATGATCGACCTCGGCTGTGCGGCGCTCCCCGCCCCGGAGCCCTGGCTCACCAAGGCCGTCCAGGGGGCCCTCGAGGAACTCCCGCCGTACGCCCACACCCACGGCGACTACCCCGCCGGGCTCCCCGCGCTGCGCCGCATGCTCGCCGACCGCTACACCGACCGCGGCATCCCCACCATGCCCGAGCAGATCATGGTCACCACCGGCGCGATGGGCGCCATGGACGCCATCTGCAGCCTCTTCGCCGGACGCGGCGAGCGCATCGCCGTCGAATCCCCCTCCTACGCCAACATCCTCCAGCTCATGCGCGCCGCCGGACTCCGCCTCGTCCCCGTCGCCATGGCCGACGGCCTCACCGGCTGGGACCTGGCCGTCTGGCGGCAGGTCCTGCGCGACGCCGCCCCCCGCCTCGCGTACGTCGTCGCCGACTTCCACAACCCCACCGGCGCCCTCGCGTCCGCCGAGCAGCGCCGCGCCATGGTCGAGGCGGCCCGCTCCGCCGGCACCGTCCTCGTCGTCGACGAGACCATGGCCGAGCTCGGGCTCGACCCGGCCCTGGAGATGCCCCGCCCCGTCTGCTCCCACGACCCGGCCGGCTCCACCGTCATCACCGTCGGCTCGGCCAGCAAGGCCTTCTGGGCGGGCATGCGCATCGGCTGGGTCCGCGCCGCCCCCGACGTCATCCGCAGCCTCGTCGCCGCACGCGCGTACGCCGACCTCGGCACCCCGGTCCTCGAACAGCTCGCCGTGAACTGGCTCATGCGGACCGGCGGCTGGCAGGAGGCCGTCGCGCTGCGCCGCGAGCAGGCCCGCGAGAACCGCGACGCGCTGGTCGCCGCCGTCCGCCGGGAGCTGCCCGACTGGGAGTTCGAGGTGCCGCGGGGCGGCCTCACCCTGTGGGCGCGGGCCGGCGGGCTCTCCGGCTCCCGCCTCGCCGAGGTGGGGGAGCGGGTCGGCGTCCGCGTCCCCTCCGGGCCCCGGTTCGGCGTCGACGGCGCGTTCGAGGGGTACGTACGGCTGCCGTTCACCGTCGGCGGGCCCGTCGCCGAGGAAGCCGCCGTCCGCCTGGCGGCCGCCGCCCGGCTGGTCGGCACCGGCGCCGGCGGCAGCGGGGCCGAGCCGCCCCGCACCTTCGTCGCGTAA
- a CDS encoding glycerophosphodiester phosphodiesterase family protein — protein MTDAPLRHPYLDHPGPVIPFAHRGGAADGLENTAAAFRRAADAGYRYFETDVHATADGKLVAFHDATLDRVTDGRGRIAERYWKDLRAVRVGGSEPLVLLEELLEEFPAARWNVDVKAESALHPLLNLIARARVWDRVCVGSFSEGRVARAQRMAGPRLATSYGVRGVVGLRLRSLAIPAALRAGAVAAQVPETQGGLRVVDRRFVRTAHARGLQVHVWTVNEPERMEALLDLGVDGIMTDRIDILRTVLDRRGVWA, from the coding sequence GTGACAGACGCACCCCTTCGCCACCCTTACCTGGACCACCCGGGCCCGGTCATCCCCTTCGCCCACCGGGGCGGCGCCGCGGACGGGCTGGAGAACACGGCCGCGGCGTTCCGCCGGGCCGCCGACGCGGGCTACCGGTACTTCGAGACGGACGTGCACGCCACCGCGGACGGGAAGCTGGTCGCCTTCCACGACGCGACGCTGGACCGGGTCACCGACGGCCGGGGCCGCATAGCCGAGCGGTACTGGAAGGATCTGCGGGCGGTGCGGGTGGGCGGCAGCGAGCCGCTGGTGCTGTTGGAGGAACTGCTGGAGGAGTTCCCCGCGGCCCGCTGGAACGTCGACGTGAAGGCGGAGTCGGCGCTGCATCCGCTGCTGAACCTGATCGCGCGGGCGCGGGTGTGGGACCGGGTGTGCGTGGGCTCGTTCTCGGAGGGCCGGGTGGCCCGGGCGCAGCGGATGGCGGGGCCGCGGCTGGCGACGTCGTACGGGGTGCGCGGTGTGGTGGGGCTGCGGCTGCGCTCGCTGGCGATCCCGGCGGCGCTGCGCGCGGGCGCGGTGGCGGCGCAGGTGCCGGAGACGCAGGGCGGCTTGCGGGTGGTGGACCGGCGGTTCGTGCGGACGGCGCACGCGCGGGGCCTGCAGGTGCACGTGTGGACCGTGAACGAACCGGAACGCATGGAGGCTCTCCTCGACCTGGGAGTCGATGGCATCATGACCGACCGGATCGACATCTTGCGCACGGTGCTGGACCGGCGCGGGGTCTGGGCCTGA
- a CDS encoding RNA polymerase-binding protein RbpA translates to MSERALRGTRLVVTSYETDRGIDLAPRQAVEYACQNGHRFEMPFSVEAEIPPEWECKACGAMALLVDGDGPEEKKGKPARTHWDMLMERRTREELEEVLAERLAVLRSGAMNIAVHPRDSRKSA, encoded by the coding sequence ATGAGTGAGCGAGCTCTCCGCGGTACGCGGCTCGTGGTTACCAGCTACGAGACGGACCGCGGCATCGATCTGGCCCCGCGCCAGGCGGTGGAGTACGCATGCCAGAACGGACATCGATTCGAGATGCCGTTCTCGGTTGAGGCAGAGATTCCGCCGGAGTGGGAGTGCAAGGCGTGCGGCGCCATGGCACTCCTCGTGGACGGGGACGGGCCCGAGGAGAAGAAGGGCAAGCCTGCGCGAACGCACTGGGACATGCTCATGGAGCGGCGCACCCGCGAGGAACTGGAGGAGGTGCTGGCCGAGAGGCTGGCGGTCCTGCGTTCCGGCGCCATGAACATCGCCGTGCACCCGCGCGACAGCCGCAAGTCCGCCTGA
- a CDS encoding polyprenol monophosphomannose synthase translates to MSGDGGQRAQGPLGTALVIIPTFNEAENIAPIVSRVRAAVPEAHILVADDNSPDGTGKIADELAAGDDHVHVLHRKGKEGLGAAYLAGFAWGLERDFGVLVEMDADGSHQPEELPRLLTALAGADLVLGSRWVPGGRVVNWPKSREFLSRGGSTYSRLMLDVPIRDVTGGYRAFRRETLEGLGLTEVASAGYCFQVDLARRAVRAGFRVVEVPITFVEREFGDSKMSRDIVVEALWRVTQWGLQSHAAKLAGLDRGRDKGRDKGRAEGHGKGHGKGRAEEADGS, encoded by the coding sequence GTGAGCGGCGACGGCGGACAGCGGGCCCAGGGGCCGCTCGGCACGGCCTTGGTGATCATTCCGACCTTCAACGAGGCGGAGAACATCGCGCCGATCGTCTCCCGGGTGCGGGCCGCCGTGCCCGAGGCACACATCCTGGTCGCGGACGACAACAGCCCCGACGGCACCGGCAAGATCGCCGACGAGCTCGCCGCCGGCGACGACCACGTGCACGTCCTGCACCGCAAGGGCAAGGAAGGGCTCGGCGCCGCCTACCTGGCGGGTTTCGCCTGGGGCCTGGAGCGCGACTTCGGCGTCCTCGTGGAGATGGACGCCGACGGCTCCCACCAGCCGGAGGAGCTGCCCCGGCTGCTCACCGCGCTGGCCGGCGCCGACCTGGTGCTGGGCTCCCGCTGGGTGCCGGGCGGCCGGGTGGTCAACTGGCCGAAGAGCCGCGAGTTCCTCTCCCGCGGCGGCTCGACGTACTCGCGGCTGATGCTGGACGTCCCGATCCGGGACGTGACCGGCGGCTACCGGGCCTTCCGGCGGGAGACGCTGGAGGGGCTGGGCCTGACCGAGGTCGCCTCCGCGGGGTACTGCTTCCAGGTGGACCTGGCCCGCCGCGCCGTGCGGGCCGGATTCCGGGTCGTGGAGGTGCCCATCACCTTCGTCGAGCGCGAGTTCGGCGACAGCAAGATGAGCCGGGACATCGTCGTCGAGGCGCTGTGGCGGGTCACCCAGTGGGGGCTCCAGTCGCACGCGGCCAAGCTGGCCGGCCTCGACAGAGGCCGTGACAAGGGCCGTGACAAGGGTCGCGCCGAGGGGCACGGCAAGGGGCACGGCAAGGGCCGCGCCGAGGAGGCCGACGGCTCCTGA
- a CDS encoding MFS transporter, producing MSAQTADGADPAAEGGRAATAAKETAGRKREQQGWYFYDFAVSVYSASVLTLFLGPYLTSVAKAAADAEGFVHPLGIPVRAGSFFAYSVSASVVLAVLVMPLVGALADRTGRKKPLLAAAAYTGAVATAGMFFLEGDRYLLGGLLLVVANASLSVSMVVYNAYLPQISTPDERDAVSSRGWAFGYTAGSLMLVANLGLYLGHDSFGLSEGMAIRICLASAGVWWGAFALVPLRRLRDRGVVREPGAGPAVSGWKQLVATFKDMRRYPLTLSFLLAYLVYNDGVQTVISQASVYGAEELGLEQSTLIAAVLLVQVLAVAGALGMGRLAGRFGAKRTILGSLAAWALTLFAGYFLPAGTPGWFFALAAMIGLVLGGSQALSRSLFSQLVPAGKEAEYFSAYEMSDRGLSWIGPLVFGLTYQVTGSYRDAIISLVVFFALGFVLLARVPMRRAVEAAGNPVPDRI from the coding sequence ATGAGCGCGCAGACGGCAGACGGGGCGGATCCCGCCGCCGAGGGCGGCAGAGCGGCGACGGCGGCGAAGGAGACCGCCGGGCGCAAGCGCGAGCAGCAGGGCTGGTACTTCTACGACTTCGCGGTGTCCGTGTACTCGGCGAGCGTGCTCACCCTGTTCCTGGGGCCGTACCTGACGTCGGTGGCGAAGGCGGCCGCCGACGCGGAGGGGTTCGTGCACCCGCTGGGGATCCCGGTGCGGGCGGGCTCGTTCTTCGCGTACTCGGTGTCCGCGTCGGTGGTGCTGGCGGTGCTGGTGATGCCGCTGGTGGGCGCCTTGGCGGACCGGACGGGCCGCAAGAAGCCGCTGCTCGCGGCAGCGGCGTACACGGGTGCGGTGGCGACGGCGGGGATGTTCTTCCTCGAAGGCGACCGGTACCTGCTGGGCGGGCTGCTGCTCGTCGTGGCGAACGCCTCGCTGTCGGTGTCGATGGTGGTCTACAACGCCTACCTGCCGCAGATCTCGACGCCGGACGAGCGCGACGCGGTCTCCTCGCGCGGCTGGGCCTTCGGCTACACCGCGGGCTCGCTGATGCTGGTGGCGAACCTGGGCCTGTACCTGGGGCACGACTCCTTCGGGCTGTCGGAGGGCATGGCGATACGGATCTGCCTGGCGTCGGCGGGTGTGTGGTGGGGGGCGTTCGCGCTGGTGCCGCTGCGCCGGCTGCGGGACCGGGGGGTGGTGCGGGAGCCGGGCGCCGGGCCCGCGGTCAGCGGCTGGAAGCAGCTGGTGGCGACGTTCAAGGACATGCGGCGCTATCCGCTGACGCTGTCGTTCCTGCTGGCGTACCTGGTCTACAACGACGGCGTGCAGACGGTGATCTCGCAGGCGTCGGTGTACGGCGCGGAGGAGCTGGGGCTGGAGCAGTCGACGCTGATCGCGGCGGTCCTGCTGGTGCAGGTGCTGGCGGTGGCGGGCGCGCTGGGGATGGGCCGGCTGGCCGGGCGGTTCGGTGCGAAGCGGACGATCCTGGGGTCGCTGGCGGCCTGGGCGCTGACGCTGTTCGCCGGATACTTCCTGCCGGCGGGCACGCCGGGGTGGTTCTTCGCGCTGGCCGCGATGATCGGGCTGGTGCTGGGCGGCAGCCAGGCGCTGTCGCGGTCGCTGTTCTCCCAGCTGGTCCCGGCGGGCAAGGAGGCCGAGTACTTTTCGGCCTACGAGATGAGCGACCGGGGGCTGAGCTGGATCGGGCCGCTGGTCTTCGGGCTGACGTACCAGGTCACGGGCAGCTACCGGGACGCGATCATCTCGCTGGTGGTGTTCTTCGCACTGGGTTTCGTGCTGCTGGCGCGGGTGCCGATGCGGCGCGCGGTGGAGGCGGCGGGCAATCCTGTTCCCGACCGGATCTGA
- a CDS encoding HEAT repeat domain-containing protein, with amino-acid sequence MFEPVIAPSGTLLGLLQRGRGDGTLHALAAPRPEALQALNQCVLRDPRQDWQVENRSLYYARLYLDLDGPLGEIESHLFGADDLVDDSEQRTGLALSVLGHLASYGRDDALMLLRRYAASGANWSWALDELALRDDDEGLLSLAAPVLARFPDTPEGGARLAAAVRDAYEPRPWCLWEETPEHGARLGAARRQGSFDRWQRQLTPNGPRPGWGVLAVFDWAAEGLRRGTPLHVPAARCLAAVASPEDRGTILAAAAGTLGDAARATALHHLVVAEPENPAVLDLIEAAADEPAVAAYERMCGPVALERARGWVHRPDALGEAAAALLAAHGGPGDAPLVLGALRDTVRGSGPDSRRLYALVDGAGRLSIGCAAPVLRHIYRETASSHLRGRAARALAGTDPSFAAGFAVECLWDCEETTREVAAHHAETADARVAPRLRRLAADPAEEEDVQSAVRSRITPESAV; translated from the coding sequence ATGTTCGAACCAGTCATAGCGCCAAGCGGCACCCTGCTCGGCCTCCTCCAGCGGGGCCGCGGCGACGGCACCCTGCACGCACTCGCGGCCCCCCGGCCCGAGGCCCTCCAGGCACTCAACCAGTGCGTGCTCCGTGACCCGCGCCAGGACTGGCAGGTCGAGAACCGCTCGCTCTACTACGCCCGCCTGTACCTCGACCTCGACGGGCCCCTCGGCGAGATCGAAAGCCACCTCTTCGGCGCCGACGACCTCGTCGACGACTCCGAGCAGCGCACCGGCCTCGCCCTGTCCGTCCTCGGACACCTCGCCTCCTACGGCCGCGACGACGCCCTGATGCTGCTGCGCCGCTACGCCGCCTCCGGAGCCAACTGGTCCTGGGCCCTCGACGAGCTCGCCCTGCGCGACGACGACGAGGGACTGCTCTCCCTCGCCGCGCCCGTCCTCGCCCGCTTCCCCGACACCCCCGAGGGTGGGGCGCGGCTGGCCGCCGCCGTCCGCGACGCCTACGAGCCGCGGCCCTGGTGCCTGTGGGAGGAGACCCCCGAGCACGGCGCCCGCCTCGGCGCCGCACGCCGACAGGGCTCCTTCGACCGCTGGCAGCGCCAGCTCACCCCCAACGGCCCGCGTCCCGGCTGGGGCGTCCTCGCCGTCTTCGACTGGGCCGCCGAAGGCCTGCGCCGCGGCACCCCCCTGCACGTGCCCGCCGCGCGCTGCCTCGCCGCCGTGGCCTCCCCCGAGGACCGCGGCACCATCCTGGCCGCTGCCGCGGGAACCCTCGGCGACGCCGCCCGCGCCACCGCCCTGCACCACCTCGTCGTCGCCGAACCGGAGAACCCGGCCGTCCTCGACCTCATCGAAGCCGCTGCCGACGAGCCCGCCGTCGCCGCCTACGAGCGCATGTGCGGACCCGTCGCCCTCGAACGGGCCCGCGGCTGGGTCCACCGCCCCGACGCCCTCGGCGAAGCCGCCGCCGCACTCCTCGCCGCCCACGGCGGCCCCGGCGACGCCCCCCTCGTCCTCGGCGCCCTCCGCGACACCGTCCGCGGCTCCGGCCCCGACTCCCGCCGCCTCTACGCCCTGGTCGACGGCGCGGGCCGGCTCTCCATCGGCTGCGCGGCCCCGGTGCTGCGCCACATCTACCGCGAAACGGCCTCCTCCCACCTGCGCGGCCGCGCCGCCCGCGCCCTGGCGGGCACGGACCCCTCCTTCGCGGCGGGCTTCGCCGTCGAGTGCCTGTGGGACTGCGAGGAGACCACCCGCGAGGTCGCGGCCCACCACGCCGAAACCGCGGACGCCCGCGTCGCCCCCCGCCTCCGCCGCCTGGCCGCGGACCCGGCGGAGGAAGAGGACGTCCAGTCGGCAGTCCGCAGCCGCATCACACCGGAATCGGCGGTGTAG
- a CDS encoding biotin-dependent carboxyltransferase family protein — protein MSGTGGGLWMEVLRPGALTTLQDRGRPGHAHLGVPRSGALDAEALALANRLLGNRPDTAALETTLDGTALRACGPPGSGVVVAVTGAPCPVRVSGRPVAWGEPVRIPAGAELDVGRAASGVRSYVAVRGGFAVRPVLGSRSTDVLSGLGPPLPEAGTLLPVGPAGPDPVRGADALRVPAPPAELVLPLRPGPRADWFSPASLAALWRSPYRVSPESNRIGLRTEAGPRLLRSCGGELPSEGMVLGAVQVPPDGLPVVFLADHPVTGGYPVVGVVPPGPALDAAAQARPGVPVRFTAAGW, from the coding sequence ATGAGCGGGACCGGCGGCGGCCTGTGGATGGAGGTGCTGCGCCCGGGGGCGCTGACCACCCTCCAGGACCGGGGCCGGCCCGGCCACGCCCACCTGGGCGTGCCGCGCTCGGGCGCCCTGGACGCGGAGGCGCTCGCCCTGGCCAACCGGCTGCTGGGCAACCGGCCGGACACCGCCGCCCTGGAGACGACGCTGGACGGCACCGCCCTGCGGGCATGCGGCCCGCCGGGGTCGGGGGTCGTCGTGGCGGTCACGGGTGCGCCGTGTCCTGTACGGGTGTCCGGCCGGCCGGTGGCCTGGGGGGAGCCGGTCCGCATCCCGGCGGGGGCGGAGCTGGACGTCGGCCGGGCGGCGTCGGGGGTGCGCAGCTATGTGGCGGTGCGGGGAGGCTTCGCCGTGCGGCCGGTCCTCGGCAGTCGCTCGACCGATGTCCTGTCCGGGCTGGGCCCCCCGCTTCCCGAGGCGGGCACGCTCCTGCCGGTGGGGCCCGCCGGCCCGGATCCGGTGCGCGGTGCCGACGCCCTGCGGGTCCCGGCACCCCCGGCCGAGCTGGTGCTGCCCCTCAGGCCGGGCCCGCGGGCCGACTGGTTCAGCCCGGCTTCGCTGGCCGCGCTGTGGCGCTCGCCGTACCGGGTCTCCCCGGAGTCGAACCGCATCGGCCTCCGCACGGAGGCGGGTCCGCGGCTGCTCCGCTCGTGCGGCGGCGAACTCCCGAGCGAGGGCATGGTCCTGGGCGCGGTCCAGGTCCCGCCGGACGGCCTCCCGGTGGTCTTCCTGGCGGACCACCCGGTGACGGGCGGGTACCCGGTGGTGGGCGTCGTCCCCCCGGGCCCGGCATTGGATGCGGCGGCCCAGGCCCGGCCGGGGGTGCCGGTCCGGTTCACGGCGGCGGGGTGGTAG
- the fxsA gene encoding FxsA family membrane protein: MTGSSPAPAAAARRRKPARTFLPLAVAAWLILEIWLLGLVADAAGGPAVAVIVAGGIVLGAVVVKRAGRRAFRNLADTFQQAQASPEAQAAQPSAGRRSGSGNALTMLAGLLFMLPGLVSDAAALLLLVPPVRAWIGRRTARSLERRMNAAQAGTFADAFQQARIHHPDGKVVPGEVIREDAPQEPGPRRRPPLTP, translated from the coding sequence ATGACCGGCTCTTCACCCGCTCCGGCGGCCGCCGCCCGGCGGCGCAAGCCCGCCCGTACGTTCCTGCCCCTTGCGGTTGCCGCCTGGCTGATCCTGGAGATCTGGCTGCTGGGCCTCGTCGCGGACGCCGCGGGCGGGCCGGCGGTCGCGGTGATCGTCGCGGGCGGCATCGTGCTCGGCGCCGTCGTGGTCAAGCGGGCCGGGCGCCGCGCCTTCCGGAACCTGGCCGACACCTTCCAGCAGGCGCAGGCCTCGCCGGAAGCCCAGGCCGCGCAGCCCTCCGCGGGCCGCCGGTCCGGCTCGGGCAACGCCCTGACGATGCTGGCCGGGCTGCTGTTCATGCTGCCGGGCCTGGTCTCCGACGCGGCCGCGCTGCTGCTGCTGGTGCCGCCCGTCCGCGCCTGGATCGGCCGGCGGACGGCGCGCTCGCTGGAGCGCCGGATGAACGCGGCGCAGGCAGGCACCTTCGCCGACGCCTTCCAGCAGGCCCGCATCCATCACCCCGACGGCAAGGTCGTCCCCGGCGAGGTGATCCGGGAGGACGCGCCGCAGGAGCCGGGCCCCCGCCGGCGCCCGCCGCTGACGCCCTGA
- a CDS encoding LamB/YcsF family protein codes for MITRAVDLNADLGEGFGRWTLTDDEALLSVVTSANVACGFHAGDPSIMRRVCELAAARGVRIGAQVSYRDLAGFGRRPMDVPPGELADEIAYQIGALEVFARAAGSRVSYVKPHGALYNRTVHDAAQAAAVAAGVRIAAGPDADLPVLGLPGSLLLAAAADAGLTPIPEAFADRAYTGAGTLVPRGEPGAVLHDPDAVVARAVAMAAEGAVPAADGSRVAVAALSLCVHGDTPGAAALAGRVREALAAAGIRVEAFA; via the coding sequence ATGATCACACGTGCGGTCGACCTCAACGCCGACCTGGGCGAGGGCTTCGGACGCTGGACGCTCACCGACGACGAGGCGCTGCTCTCCGTCGTCACCAGCGCCAACGTGGCGTGCGGGTTCCACGCCGGCGACCCGTCGATCATGCGGCGGGTCTGCGAGCTGGCCGCCGCGCGCGGCGTGCGGATCGGGGCGCAGGTGTCCTACCGGGACCTCGCCGGGTTCGGGCGCCGGCCGATGGACGTGCCGCCGGGCGAGCTGGCCGACGAGATCGCCTACCAGATCGGGGCGCTGGAGGTCTTCGCACGTGCGGCCGGCTCCCGTGTGTCGTACGTCAAGCCGCACGGCGCGCTCTACAACCGCACCGTCCACGACGCCGCCCAGGCCGCCGCCGTCGCCGCCGGGGTCCGCATCGCGGCCGGACCGGACGCGGACCTGCCGGTGCTCGGGCTTCCCGGGTCGCTGCTCCTCGCCGCGGCCGCCGACGCGGGCCTGACGCCCATACCGGAGGCGTTCGCGGACCGGGCCTACACCGGGGCCGGGACGCTGGTCCCGCGGGGCGAGCCCGGCGCCGTCCTGCACGACCCCGACGCGGTCGTCGCCCGCGCCGTGGCGATGGCCGCGGAGGGCGCCGTCCCCGCCGCCGACGGCAGCCGCGTCGCCGTCGCTGCGCTCTCCCTGTGCGTGCACGGCGACACCCCGGGCGCGGCCGCGCTCGCCGGACGCGTGCGGGAGGCGCTCGCCGCCGCCGGGATCCGCGTCGAGGCCTTCGCATGA
- a CDS encoding ankyrin repeat domain-containing protein, translating into MSEHQPTDGGSQGAPDEDVIELATKVFDLARQGETETLAAYLDAGVPANLTNDRGDTLVMLAAYHGHAGTVTALLQRGAEADRANDRGQTPLAGAVFKGEEAVIRALLAGGADPHAGTPSAVDTARMFAKADLLELFGAK; encoded by the coding sequence ATGAGCGAGCACCAGCCCACCGACGGCGGCTCCCAGGGCGCCCCCGACGAGGACGTCATCGAGCTGGCCACCAAGGTCTTCGACCTCGCCCGCCAGGGGGAGACCGAGACGCTCGCCGCCTACCTCGACGCGGGCGTCCCCGCCAACCTCACCAACGACCGCGGCGACACCCTCGTCATGCTCGCCGCCTACCACGGCCACGCCGGCACCGTCACCGCCCTCCTCCAGCGCGGCGCCGAGGCCGACCGCGCCAACGACCGCGGCCAGACCCCGCTCGCCGGCGCCGTCTTCAAGGGCGAGGAGGCCGTCATCCGCGCCCTCCTCGCCGGCGGCGCCGACCCGCACGCCGGCACCCCGTCCGCCGTGGACACCGCCCGCATGTTCGCCAAGGCAGACCTGCTCGAACTCTTCGGAGCGAAGTAG
- a CDS encoding 5-oxoprolinase subunit B family protein, with the protein MTRAAGRRAGPGAGPARALVVGAEAVLVEVGTAAEAAALHAEVLRRRAAGELGPVRDVVPAARTVLLDGVRDPGALAARITGWRVPPLAEEQGPLATVPVRYDGPDLADVARLWRVAEREVAEVVGSVVFRVAFCGFAPGFGYLTGLPERFHPPRRATPRTAVPAGSLALAGEYAGVYPRSSPGGWQLIGTTDAVLWDPRREPAALFAPGTRVRFEEAGA; encoded by the coding sequence ATGACCCGCGCCGCCGGGCGCCGCGCCGGGCCGGGAGCAGGCCCGGCGAGGGCCCTCGTCGTCGGCGCCGAGGCGGTGCTCGTCGAGGTCGGCACCGCCGCGGAGGCGGCCGCCCTCCACGCGGAGGTGCTGCGCCGGCGCGCCGCCGGCGAGCTGGGACCCGTACGGGACGTGGTGCCCGCGGCGCGGACCGTGCTCCTGGACGGGGTGCGGGACCCGGGGGCGCTCGCCGCGCGGATCACCGGTTGGCGGGTGCCGCCGCTGGCGGAGGAGCAGGGCCCGCTGGCCACCGTCCCCGTCCGCTACGACGGGCCGGACCTGGCCGATGTCGCCCGGCTGTGGCGGGTCGCGGAGCGGGAGGTCGCCGAGGTCGTGGGATCGGTCGTCTTCCGGGTGGCGTTCTGCGGGTTCGCGCCCGGCTTCGGCTATCTGACGGGGCTCCCCGAACGCTTCCACCCGCCCCGGCGGGCCACTCCGCGCACCGCCGTCCCGGCCGGCTCCCTCGCGCTGGCAGGCGAGTACGCCGGGGTGTACCCGCGCTCCTCCCCCGGCGGCTGGCAGCTCATCGGCACGACCGACGCCGTGCTGTGGGACCCGCGGCGCGAACCGGCGGCGCTGTTCGCACCCGGGACGCGGGTGCGGTTCGAGGAGGCAGGCGCATGA